From Ammoniphilus oxalaticus, one genomic window encodes:
- a CDS encoding AAA family ATPase, producing MKGIQRVIIEDFQSHRYTEMELAAGFNVITGPSDQGKTAILRAIRWVLYNEPRGLDFIRVGATRAKVTLVMTDGTSVIRERSSSRNLYTVMIPGEEEQRFEGFGMRVPQEVIKATGVSPVKIDEDHRVALNIGMQLAPPFLLDSNGAFKAKAIGRLNGVHLLDHAHRTTSSELSSKQIEQRRLQADLEKVNEQLETYTELADWQRHLERAEENVSSLKQLEQRVVDLRQLEAQRLDLTDKLARAAHFLDGLSTMDQADQRWNEAQANEHKLTLLVTLGKRLNTIRGELRIATQVIAQTEPLATGESLHSAAQQKTEMLAVLLQGATRLREIAEGRARMEAICVQTEQLDQAGERLIELEQTTLRAEQVTNLFEKQREFKMLHRRIRTVAEQTNGLERAQVGLEQALAKRQSVDTLSAYAERWRQAKGQMVKVRAYLERSHSLPRSEQLAQTAQHRMELTALLRDYHRKWTELKDQQERLNQELKQIDQHLETTAETYYQHLKKIGRCPICLGSIETHTVTRIIAELNG from the coding sequence TTGAAGGGGATTCAACGCGTCATTATCGAAGATTTTCAATCGCATCGCTATACAGAGATGGAATTGGCGGCTGGTTTTAATGTGATCACTGGACCGAGTGATCAAGGGAAGACAGCGATTTTACGCGCGATACGCTGGGTTTTGTATAACGAGCCGAGGGGCTTGGACTTTATTCGGGTGGGGGCGACGAGGGCCAAGGTAACGTTAGTGATGACTGACGGGACGAGTGTGATCCGTGAACGAAGCTCTTCGCGTAATTTGTATACGGTTATGATTCCAGGCGAAGAGGAACAACGCTTCGAAGGATTTGGCATGCGTGTGCCGCAAGAGGTGATCAAAGCGACGGGCGTAAGCCCAGTGAAGATCGATGAGGACCATCGCGTCGCCCTTAATATCGGGATGCAATTGGCGCCGCCTTTTTTACTCGATAGTAACGGAGCGTTCAAAGCGAAAGCAATCGGGCGGCTAAATGGCGTCCATCTGTTGGATCACGCGCATCGGACGACGAGCAGTGAATTAAGCAGCAAACAAATTGAACAACGTCGCCTGCAAGCCGATTTAGAAAAAGTGAACGAGCAATTAGAGACCTATACCGAGCTTGCCGATTGGCAGCGTCATTTAGAACGAGCGGAGGAAAACGTGTCCAGTCTGAAGCAATTGGAACAACGCGTTGTTGATTTGCGTCAACTTGAGGCGCAACGCCTTGACCTGACCGATAAATTAGCGCGGGCTGCTCATTTTTTAGATGGGCTTTCGACGATGGATCAAGCGGACCAGCGGTGGAACGAAGCGCAAGCTAATGAACATAAATTAACGCTCTTGGTGACGCTCGGTAAACGATTGAACACTATTCGCGGTGAATTGCGGATCGCCACGCAAGTTATTGCGCAAACGGAACCGTTAGCAACTGGAGAGTCCTTGCATAGCGCCGCGCAACAGAAGACAGAAATGTTAGCGGTTTTACTTCAAGGCGCGACTCGTCTACGAGAAATCGCCGAAGGACGCGCGCGGATGGAGGCAATTTGCGTCCAGACGGAACAGCTCGATCAGGCTGGGGAGCGGTTGATTGAGTTGGAACAGACGACATTGCGCGCTGAGCAGGTAACGAACTTGTTTGAAAAACAACGCGAATTTAAAATGTTGCATCGTCGAATCCGTACCGTGGCGGAGCAAACGAACGGGCTGGAAAGAGCGCAAGTGGGATTGGAACAGGCGCTCGCCAAACGGCAATCGGTTGACACGTTGAGCGCTTACGCTGAGCGATGGCGCCAAGCAAAAGGTCAAATGGTAAAGGTTCGAGCTTATTTAGAGCGAAGTCATTCGTTGCCTCGTTCTGAACAGTTGGCTCAAACAGCGCAACACCGCATGGAACTGACTGCCCTTTTAAGAGACTATCATCGAAAATGGACGGAACTAAAGGACCAACAAGAGCGGTTAAACCAAGAGCTTAAGCAAATTGACCAACATTTAGAGACAACGGCAGAAACGTATTATCAACATTTAAAAAAGATCGGTAGATGTCCGATTTGTTTAGGCTCGATTGAGACGCATACAGTCACCCGCATCATTGCGGAATTGAACGGATAA
- a CDS encoding metallophosphoesterase family protein, producing the protein MRFLFLTDTHIRGTAPANRLDPFPETLKLKLKEAVAVANELQVEAVLHGGDVFDVPAPSPSVVGEFLSIFNALQAPLYGIVGNHDVFAHNPQTLDRTMLGLANKLGVIRIIHPGERIYFEKKGQRVQVTGQHFHLDLDRRDPTLDYCVTKEQADVAIHLVHGMLLDRPFIEGVAHTLIDQIVQTEADLTLCGHNHLGFPDTIKDGKMFVNPGALVRLSNHPREISRTPQLVLIEVNDQKLSYRKMPLRSAPHGKDVLDRSQGEEAIYREQKMRQVVDQIRQAGQFQYANVHELIEQLASREGIEPAVRQIVLEQIAQAQERLEEEND; encoded by the coding sequence TTGCGGTTTTTATTTCTCACAGACACCCACATTCGGGGTACGGCCCCAGCGAATCGACTAGATCCTTTCCCAGAGACATTGAAATTGAAACTAAAGGAAGCGGTCGCTGTTGCCAATGAGTTGCAGGTGGAGGCGGTGCTGCACGGAGGAGATGTGTTCGATGTGCCTGCGCCGTCACCGTCTGTCGTTGGTGAATTCTTATCTATTTTTAACGCGTTGCAAGCACCTTTGTATGGGATTGTCGGGAATCACGACGTGTTTGCTCACAATCCGCAAACATTAGATCGGACGATGCTTGGGTTGGCCAATAAACTGGGCGTGATCCGCATCATTCATCCAGGCGAGCGGATTTATTTTGAGAAAAAAGGTCAGCGGGTCCAAGTCACTGGACAACACTTTCATCTCGATTTGGACCGCCGAGACCCGACGTTAGATTACTGTGTCACAAAAGAGCAGGCGGATGTCGCGATTCATCTCGTTCACGGGATGTTGCTGGACCGTCCGTTTATCGAAGGGGTGGCCCACACGTTAATCGATCAAATCGTTCAAACGGAAGCGGATTTGACACTGTGCGGACACAATCACCTTGGCTTCCCTGACACGATAAAAGATGGGAAGATGTTCGTCAACCCCGGCGCGCTCGTTCGGTTAAGCAATCATCCCCGTGAAATAAGTCGAACACCGCAACTCGTTTTAATAGAGGTGAATGATCAAAAATTAAGTTATCGCAAAATGCCGCTGCGTTCCGCTCCGCATGGGAAGGATGTACTCGATCGCTCACAGGGGGAAGAAGCCATTTATCGTGAGCAAAAGATGCGTCAGGTTGTCGATCAGATTCGTCAAGCCGGCCAGTTTCAATACGCAAATGTTCATGAACTAATCGAGCAGTTGGCGAGTCGCGAAGGAATTGAACCCGCCGTGCGTCAAATTGTTTTGGAGCAGATCGCCCAAGCGCAAGAACGGTTGGAGGAGGAGAATGATTGA
- a CDS encoding DUF559 domain-containing protein has translation MILSYVFIIVVVLWTICWFPWARQKKEPQHHDCRRSSQRYLFQVLSDEGYHPTVSYQVDRFELDLAFPRRKLAIDCARRPWEEHDLDRARNRKREKALSEQGWWIIRFTPDKIYGNTRGCIATIEQYLIAEKRI, from the coding sequence ATGATACTCTCTTATGTGTTCATTATCGTCGTAGTCCTGTGGACGATCTGTTGGTTCCCATGGGCCCGTCAGAAAAAAGAGCCGCAACATCACGATTGCCGACGCTCGAGTCAACGGTATTTATTTCAAGTATTGTCGGATGAAGGCTATCACCCGACCGTCAGTTATCAAGTGGATCGCTTTGAGCTGGATCTTGCATTCCCGCGCCGTAAGTTGGCGATTGATTGCGCGCGTCGTCCGTGGGAAGAGCATGACCTCGATCGGGCGCGCAACAGGAAAAGAGAAAAGGCTCTCAGCGAACAAGGGTGGTGGATTATTCGCTTTACGCCCGATAAAATTTACGGAAATACGCGTGGTTGCATCGCCACAATTGAACAATATCTGATCGCGGAAAAACGCATCTAA
- a CDS encoding DUF309 domain-containing protein encodes MHYPADYIKYLAHFHGDRDFFECHEVLEEYWKSLPEREPIWVVLIQIAVGLYHHRRGNYGGAIKMLNSTFTRMTKADVERVGLDYHRLTEMIKQRIEAVEQGEAYFDLNLPISDPTLEELAEAECAAHGWSWFAPSSMEDALIHRHALRNRSDVIQARAEKLAANQRR; translated from the coding sequence GTGCATTATCCAGCGGACTATATTAAATACCTTGCCCATTTTCATGGGGATCGGGATTTTTTCGAATGTCACGAAGTATTAGAAGAATATTGGAAATCATTGCCCGAACGCGAACCGATCTGGGTTGTCTTGATTCAAATCGCGGTTGGACTTTATCATCATCGACGCGGCAATTACGGCGGCGCCATTAAAATGTTAAACAGTACATTTACGAGAATGACGAAAGCGGATGTTGAACGAGTCGGGCTCGACTATCACCGCCTAACAGAGATGATTAAGCAACGCATCGAAGCGGTTGAACAAGGTGAAGCGTATTTCGATCTTAACTTGCCGATCAGTGATCCAACGTTAGAGGAATTGGCCGAGGCGGAATGCGCGGCACATGGCTGGAGTTGGTTCGCGCCGAGTTCGATGGAAGATGCGTTGATCCATCGCCATGCCTTGCGGAACCGTTCGGATGTTATTCAGGCTAGAGCTGAAAAACTAGCGGCAAATCAGCGGCGTTAG